A genomic stretch from Sphingobacterium sp. ML3W includes:
- a CDS encoding SGNH/GDSL hydrolase family protein — protein MLKIFYENLYSNGMRSYQLIITILLLFFTMTDLSAQNTGELDKIAASQGTASHLLFSVDLHKEELIHPSDFERDDECIVRGGIPNFLAKIANGQDVTVAFIGGSLTQANYCYRMQISTYLQARYPSTRFKWVNAGVSGTGTDLGAFRVQEQVLTQHPDLVIIDFAVNGAYAAGMEGIVRQIIQHDQHTDICLIYAILATQTKVYNNGKIPSHIETLEALADHYSIPTIHLGMEIARLESQDKLLWKGDAGSAGERILFSTDGIHPLKAGGDLYAAAIARGIEKMKGCSQMDIHPLPQPLISDEWDIAGMYMPTDIADFDTKWAVLPTKESKLKAFNGWFDTMMVAGEEGARCSFTFEGDIFGLFDIGGPEVGQLEVWVDGHQVKLQKLQSDSFQPYEMTIGDKGDTLLNRFNAYCNNRYRGQYDLIKLPKGRHEISFRISPLKADKRIILGPSQQEDIVQYPEKYDASVIYLGRILLRGKPILNIARK, from the coding sequence ATGTTAAAAATATTTTACGAGAACTTGTATTCAAATGGTATGCGTAGCTATCAATTAATCATAACGATCCTATTGCTTTTTTTTACAATGACTGATTTGAGTGCGCAGAATACCGGGGAGCTCGATAAGATTGCAGCTTCACAAGGTACCGCCTCGCATCTATTATTTTCTGTGGATCTCCATAAAGAGGAGCTTATTCATCCAAGTGATTTTGAGCGAGATGACGAGTGTATAGTCCGCGGTGGTATTCCTAATTTTCTTGCTAAAATTGCCAATGGTCAAGATGTGACCGTCGCATTTATCGGTGGTAGCCTGACACAAGCAAATTATTGTTACCGGATGCAGATTTCCACCTATTTGCAGGCACGTTATCCATCCACCCGATTTAAGTGGGTCAATGCTGGCGTATCTGGAACAGGTACGGATTTGGGAGCCTTTAGAGTTCAGGAGCAGGTATTAACACAGCACCCCGATCTGGTTATCATAGACTTTGCAGTCAATGGCGCCTATGCAGCAGGCATGGAAGGTATAGTCAGGCAGATTATCCAACATGATCAGCATACCGATATCTGTTTAATTTATGCCATCTTGGCTACACAAACCAAGGTATATAATAATGGAAAGATACCGTCACATATTGAAACTTTGGAAGCATTGGCTGATCATTATAGTATTCCTACAATACACTTGGGAATGGAGATTGCGCGCTTGGAATCTCAGGACAAGTTGTTGTGGAAGGGAGATGCAGGTTCTGCAGGAGAACGTATTTTATTTTCTACGGACGGAATCCACCCGCTGAAAGCAGGTGGTGATCTTTACGCTGCAGCCATTGCCCGTGGGATTGAGAAGATGAAAGGATGTTCACAAATGGATATACATCCATTGCCTCAACCGCTGATATCTGATGAATGGGATATCGCAGGGATGTACATGCCTACTGATATTGCTGATTTTGATACTAAATGGGCCGTCCTTCCTACAAAAGAATCCAAATTAAAGGCGTTCAATGGATGGTTTGACACGATGATGGTAGCTGGGGAAGAGGGAGCGCGATGTTCATTCACTTTTGAAGGCGATATATTTGGTCTGTTTGATATTGGCGGACCCGAGGTGGGGCAGCTTGAAGTATGGGTAGATGGTCATCAGGTAAAACTACAGAAATTACAGTCAGATAGTTTTCAGCCCTATGAAATGACAATAGGGGATAAGGGTGATACTCTGTTGAATCGTTTTAATGCCTACTGTAATAATCGATATCGAGGTCAATATGATTTGATCAAATTGCCAAAAGGGAGGCATGAAATCAGTTTTCGTATATCGCCATTGAAAGCCGATAAAAGGATAATTTTGGGACCATCTCAACAAGAAGATATTGTTCAATACCCCGAGAAATATGACGCATCTGTAATTTATTTAGGACGGATACTGTTACGCGGGAAACCAATTTTAAATATTGCTAGAAAATAA
- a CDS encoding GDSL-type esterase/lipase family protein codes for MKAIQLIKLFGCLLLSLSISFTYAQAVLTQQQKWEEKIQRYERLDKQNPPPDNVILFVGSSTIENWKTLKDDFVGQAVLNRGVSGTKTIDLYTYRDRLITPYNAKQIFIYEGDNDIGLHWSTDRIVEQFAALFSEIRKTKPHAEIIYISIKPSPRRLKDKIQIEEVNARIKQFLKQQSGTAYADVYSKMLDVHGDLVQAYYREDGLHLTAEGYTIWKDVISEFIK; via the coding sequence ATGAAAGCAATTCAATTAATAAAGCTATTCGGCTGTCTACTACTCAGTTTGAGTATATCTTTTACCTATGCCCAAGCTGTATTGACACAGCAGCAGAAATGGGAGGAAAAGATACAGCGCTATGAACGTCTGGATAAGCAAAATCCACCACCTGACAATGTCATCTTATTTGTTGGTAGTTCGACCATTGAAAATTGGAAAACGCTCAAGGACGATTTCGTTGGTCAGGCTGTACTGAATAGAGGGGTCTCCGGAACCAAGACAATAGATCTGTATACCTATAGAGACCGATTGATTACACCGTATAATGCAAAGCAAATTTTTATTTATGAAGGTGACAACGACATTGGGTTGCATTGGTCTACAGATCGTATTGTAGAGCAGTTTGCTGCCTTATTTAGTGAAATACGAAAAACCAAACCGCATGCTGAAATAATTTATATCTCCATCAAACCTTCACCGCGCCGATTGAAAGATAAAATACAGATCGAAGAGGTTAATGCGCGTATTAAACAGTTTTTAAAACAACAATCTGGGACTGCCTACGCGGATGTATATTCTAAAATGCTGGATGTTCACGGTGATTTAGTTCAGGCATACTATCGGGAGGATGGTCTGCACCTAACCGCCGAGGGATACACTATTTGGAAAGATGTGATTTCCGAATTTATAAAATAG
- a CDS encoding FAD-dependent oxidoreductase — protein MIYSKGGTSRTLKNEVVTADLAVVGGGMSGVCAAITAARQGLRVVLVQDRSVLGGNASSEVRLWILGATSHMGNNNRWSREGGVIDEILVENVYRNPEGNAVILDMILLDKVKQEPNIRLLLNTSVYEVHKEAGERIKSLSAFCSQNSTQYTLESSLFCDASGDGIIGFLSGAAFRMGAETREEFDEAMAPDISYGELLGHTLYFYTKDVGKSVSYTAPAFAMDVTKEIPRFKNFNAKEHGCKLWWVEYGGRLDTVHDTEEIKWELWKIIYGVWDYIKNSGQFPEADTLTLEWVGMVPGKRESRRFEGDYILTQKDVVEQRQHQDAVAYGGWSIDLHPADGVFSDRQPCNQWHSKGIFHIPYRCLYSRNIQNLFLAGRLISVSHVAFGATRVMATCAYVAQAVAIAAKLCVQHQLVPRELGQSYYMTELQKELQRAGQYIPGFHLSDNSDLVQQAELTSSSNLDFKGFSKENILWKNLDISAAQLLPVVAGALPIFLLEIEAMQPTILEVALRSSERKGGFTPDQELGKIKISVKPGVQTVTLDFGLKIHEDQYVFLTFLQNEHVRLAYTSQRISGLLSVFNGVNKAVSNNGKQVALSGSGVDSFEFWTPQRRPEGHNLAIQLTAGLSVFGIENVRNGIDRPTIRPNAWVAATDDQQPIISIKWKQKQRIRRIEINFDTDWDHAMESVLMTHPETVMPFCVRNYSIEDGNGKTIYMQRGNFQTRNVIELSEPCVTDQLMISLEHPSPDVPAAVFAIRCYA, from the coding sequence ATGATTTATAGCAAGGGAGGAACCTCCAGAACATTAAAGAATGAAGTTGTTACCGCCGATTTAGCGGTTGTGGGCGGTGGTATGTCTGGCGTGTGCGCTGCGATTACAGCAGCTAGGCAAGGTTTGCGTGTGGTGTTGGTACAGGATCGGTCTGTACTTGGGGGGAATGCCTCCAGTGAGGTTAGATTGTGGATATTGGGTGCCACTTCTCATATGGGGAACAACAATCGTTGGAGTCGAGAAGGTGGGGTTATTGACGAAATATTGGTTGAAAATGTGTATCGCAACCCCGAGGGTAATGCCGTTATATTGGATATGATTTTACTTGACAAGGTAAAACAAGAACCCAACATCCGATTGTTGCTTAATACCAGTGTCTATGAAGTCCACAAAGAAGCTGGTGAACGGATCAAATCATTAAGTGCTTTTTGCAGCCAGAATTCCACACAATATACCCTTGAATCATCTTTATTTTGTGATGCTTCTGGAGATGGTATAATCGGTTTTCTCTCTGGAGCGGCTTTCCGCATGGGCGCTGAAACACGGGAAGAATTTGATGAGGCTATGGCACCAGATATTTCCTATGGAGAGCTTTTGGGGCATACACTCTATTTCTATACCAAAGATGTCGGAAAATCAGTGTCTTATACTGCCCCTGCTTTTGCCATGGATGTTACCAAAGAAATACCACGGTTCAAAAATTTCAATGCCAAAGAGCATGGCTGTAAGTTATGGTGGGTGGAGTATGGTGGGCGTCTAGATACCGTGCACGATACCGAAGAGATCAAATGGGAACTTTGGAAAATCATCTATGGTGTGTGGGATTATATCAAAAATTCAGGACAATTTCCTGAAGCCGACACGCTGACGTTGGAGTGGGTTGGAATGGTTCCCGGAAAGCGAGAAAGCCGTCGGTTTGAAGGTGATTATATCCTGACACAAAAAGATGTGGTCGAGCAGCGTCAACATCAAGATGCCGTAGCCTATGGTGGCTGGTCCATCGATCTGCATCCTGCGGATGGTGTCTTTAGCGACCGTCAACCCTGCAACCAATGGCATAGTAAAGGTATTTTCCATATCCCTTATCGCTGTTTATATAGTCGTAATATTCAAAACCTCTTTTTGGCGGGTCGCCTGATCAGTGTATCCCATGTCGCATTTGGTGCAACTCGGGTAATGGCGACATGTGCTTATGTCGCACAGGCAGTAGCGATTGCTGCAAAACTATGTGTTCAGCATCAACTTGTACCACGGGAACTAGGTCAATCCTATTATATGACCGAATTGCAAAAAGAACTGCAACGAGCAGGTCAGTATATACCAGGTTTTCATTTGTCCGATAATAGCGATCTTGTACAGCAGGCAGAACTCACTTCTTCAAGCAATTTGGACTTTAAGGGATTCTCCAAAGAAAATATTTTGTGGAAAAATCTGGACATTTCCGCCGCACAACTTCTTCCTGTCGTTGCGGGTGCCTTGCCTATCTTTCTTTTGGAGATTGAAGCTATGCAGCCAACAATATTGGAAGTAGCGCTGAGAAGCAGTGAAAGGAAAGGTGGTTTTACGCCAGATCAGGAACTGGGAAAAATTAAAATTAGTGTAAAACCTGGTGTTCAGACAGTAACATTGGATTTTGGATTGAAGATACATGAGGATCAATATGTTTTCCTTACGTTTCTCCAAAACGAACATGTGCGATTGGCCTATACCTCTCAGCGAATATCTGGATTGCTTTCTGTTTTTAATGGAGTGAATAAAGCGGTTTCAAATAATGGTAAACAAGTAGCCCTGTCAGGATCTGGAGTGGATTCATTTGAATTTTGGACGCCACAACGTCGGCCCGAAGGACATAATCTCGCCATTCAGCTAACAGCGGGACTGTCTGTCTTTGGGATTGAAAATGTGCGTAATGGTATTGATCGGCCCACAATTCGTCCGAATGCCTGGGTCGCTGCAACTGACGATCAGCAGCCAATAATTTCGATTAAATGGAAGCAGAAGCAGCGCATAAGAAGGATAGAAATTAATTTTGATACCGACTGGGATCATGCGATGGAGTCCGTATTAATGACCCATCCTGAGACCGTTATGCCCTTCTGTGTGCGGAATTATAGCATTGAAGATGGAAATGGGAAGACTATTTATATGCAGCGGGGCAACTTTCAGACCAGAAATGTGATAGAACTTTCGGAACCTTGTGTTACAGACCAACTGATGATATCTCTTGAGCACCCTTCTCCAGATGTACCAGCTGCCGTTTTCGCTATCAGGTGTTATGCATAG
- a CDS encoding sodium:solute symporter family protein, giving the protein MIDTVVIIVFSVFIMLVGISFSRTGRNLKSFFAGGESVPWFIGGMSLFMSFFSAGTFVAWGSIAYSHGWVAITIQWTMCIGGLITGLYLAPKWKATGNLTAAEFIKERLGSTVQKCYIYVFMIVSVFLKGSVLYSVAKLVSESLDYPLIPVTIVLGILMIAYTAIGGLWAVMVTDILQFVVLTAAIVIVIPLVFDEVGGVQSFLDKVPDNFFNVVNGEYTWGFILAFALYHIFYIGGNWTFVQRYTSVDTPRSASKVAYLFAALYIASPILWMIPPMVYKAINPDLTGLATETAYIMVCKQVLPAGLLGLMLTGMYFSTSASANTALNVVSAVFTNDIYKGTLNPQASEKKLMFIARASSWFFGFFMIIVALIVPLIGGIVEFTLSIGAITGGPLLAPPIWALFSKRLTGKATVYITAVSLSINLLFKIIFPLLINYKLSRANEMLLGVVLPFVLLVCVELYAKSRGKISAEYLALKQTKAARKEAVQQIDKEEEMALKNQNKFGLKMIAFSLTFIALLLYVLCFFFADRSPLVGGIATVILISSLIPWRAAHRVFMDRI; this is encoded by the coding sequence ATGATAGATACAGTAGTTATAATCGTTTTTTCGGTATTCATCATGCTGGTTGGGATAAGCTTCTCACGAACCGGAAGAAATTTGAAGTCCTTTTTTGCTGGAGGAGAATCCGTGCCCTGGTTTATAGGGGGGATGTCCCTGTTTATGAGCTTTTTTTCAGCGGGTACTTTTGTCGCATGGGGTTCAATAGCGTATAGTCATGGCTGGGTAGCGATTACCATTCAGTGGACTATGTGTATAGGTGGGTTGATTACAGGTCTTTATCTGGCACCCAAATGGAAGGCCACAGGTAATCTTACTGCGGCCGAGTTTATTAAGGAGCGCTTGGGGAGTACAGTGCAGAAGTGTTACATCTATGTCTTCATGATTGTTTCGGTATTTCTCAAGGGCTCAGTGTTGTATTCTGTAGCCAAACTTGTTTCCGAATCATTGGACTATCCCTTGATTCCAGTTACCATTGTGCTGGGAATCCTAATGATTGCCTATACCGCCATCGGCGGTTTGTGGGCCGTAATGGTGACGGATATTCTACAGTTTGTCGTCCTGACAGCGGCGATTGTAATTGTCATTCCATTGGTTTTTGACGAAGTTGGTGGTGTACAGTCCTTCTTGGACAAAGTTCCAGATAATTTCTTCAACGTTGTAAACGGTGAGTATACCTGGGGTTTTATTTTAGCTTTTGCATTGTATCATATTTTTTATATCGGAGGCAACTGGACATTTGTACAACGGTATACCAGTGTTGATACACCACGATCGGCGTCCAAAGTTGCTTATTTATTTGCTGCGTTGTATATTGCTAGCCCGATTTTGTGGATGATCCCACCAATGGTTTACAAAGCGATCAATCCGGATTTGACCGGCTTGGCGACAGAGACGGCTTACATTATGGTTTGTAAGCAGGTGCTCCCTGCAGGATTGCTTGGATTGATGCTCACAGGAATGTATTTCTCTACATCGGCATCCGCAAATACGGCCTTAAATGTTGTATCAGCTGTTTTTACAAACGATATCTATAAGGGAACGTTAAACCCGCAAGCGTCAGAAAAAAAGCTGATGTTTATTGCTCGTGCATCATCTTGGTTTTTTGGATTTTTTATGATTATTGTTGCGCTGATCGTACCATTGATTGGTGGGATAGTCGAGTTCACCCTGAGTATAGGCGCCATTACAGGCGGGCCATTATTGGCGCCACCGATATGGGCGTTGTTTTCAAAGCGATTGACAGGAAAGGCTACTGTATATATAACTGCTGTCAGTTTAAGCATCAATCTGCTGTTTAAGATTATTTTTCCTTTGTTGATAAACTATAAACTTAGTCGAGCCAACGAGATGCTGCTTGGTGTTGTACTTCCCTTCGTTTTGTTGGTTTGTGTCGAACTGTATGCGAAATCACGCGGGAAGATAAGTGCAGAATACCTTGCACTCAAACAAACTAAAGCCGCACGTAAGGAAGCTGTACAGCAGATTGATAAAGAAGAGGAGATGGCACTGAAAAATCAGAATAAATTTGGATTGAAGATGATAGCATTTTCGCTCACCTTTATTGCGCTGTTGCTTTATGTACTGTGCTTTTTCTTTGCCGACCGTTCTCCATTAGTTGGTGGAATTGCTACGGTAATACTTATCAGTTCATTGATCCCATGGCGAGCAGCCCATCGAGTTTTTATGGATCGGATTTAA
- a CDS encoding DUF1080 domain-containing protein: MKRKAAFLLGLLASAALPQATFAKDLIKESIVQNQEIEGKELIGRWDIEVDVNGTSAPSWLEVKLSGYKTLVGHYVSTSGSARPVSQVFYENGKFKFAIPPQWEGGKMNLSVEGEIQNGTLQGTITEPDGKTHRFKGVRAPELKRTAAVKWGKPIQLFNGKDLSGWKATGKTNQWIVKNGILTSPQSGSNLVSEQKFEDFKLHVEFKIPSGSNSGVYLRGRYEVQIEDSPKDAHPNAVLFAGVYGFLAANEMMNKGAGEWQTYDITLVGRLVTVVANGKTVISNQEIPGITGGALDSKEAEPGPLYFQGDHGPVEFRKVVVTPAIK, encoded by the coding sequence ATGAAAAGAAAAGCGGCATTTCTTTTAGGGCTTTTGGCTTCCGCTGCGCTACCGCAAGCAACTTTCGCTAAAGATTTAATAAAGGAATCAATTGTTCAAAACCAAGAAATTGAAGGAAAAGAACTGATCGGGCGATGGGATATCGAGGTAGACGTCAATGGTACCTCAGCACCTTCCTGGCTTGAAGTGAAATTGTCAGGTTATAAGACGCTAGTAGGTCACTATGTGAGTACTTCGGGGAGTGCAAGACCTGTTTCACAAGTTTTTTATGAAAATGGAAAGTTTAAATTTGCGATACCACCACAATGGGAAGGCGGAAAGATGAACTTAAGTGTGGAAGGTGAGATCCAAAATGGAACATTACAGGGTACAATAACGGAACCCGATGGAAAGACGCATCGCTTCAAAGGTGTACGTGCACCCGAATTAAAAAGAACGGCTGCCGTTAAATGGGGAAAACCGATCCAGCTTTTTAATGGAAAAGATCTTTCTGGTTGGAAAGCTACAGGTAAAACAAATCAATGGATTGTGAAAAATGGGATCTTGACCAGTCCACAGTCGGGTTCTAACCTTGTTTCGGAACAAAAATTTGAAGATTTTAAATTGCATGTTGAATTTAAAATTCCTTCGGGAAGCAATAGCGGTGTCTATCTAAGAGGGCGTTATGAGGTGCAGATTGAGGATAGCCCAAAAGATGCACATCCGAATGCTGTACTTTTTGCAGGGGTCTATGGCTTCCTGGCAGCAAATGAAATGATGAATAAAGGGGCTGGTGAATGGCAGACCTATGATATTACATTGGTGGGACGTCTGGTGACGGTTGTAGCGAATGGTAAAACAGTGATCAGCAACCAGGAGATTCCGGGGATTACCGGTGGTGCGTTGGATAGTAAGGAGGCCGAACCGGGACCATTGTATTTCCAAGGAGATCACGGACCTGTTGAGTTCCGTAAGGTCGTCGTTACACCTGCAATCAAATAA
- a CDS encoding copper homeostasis protein CutC — MKEKAIGNYQLEICSNSVASAIEAEKGGATRIEFCQNLENGGTTPSFGQLKLVREFVHIGIHVLIRPRGGDFLYTEEEVLEMITDIELCKELGMDGVVIGVLNADGTVDKINTKRLVDAARPMHVTFHRAFDRVEDPFSALEDIIALGIDRILTSGLRNSALSGAPLLQQLIEQANGRIVIMPGAGVDSSNIQTILAETGAIAIHSSAKESQPSKMQFAQDQVKGMDEAQWMSSKEKVHQMVDLLKSL; from the coding sequence ATGAAGGAGAAAGCAATCGGAAATTATCAATTAGAAATATGTTCCAATTCAGTCGCTTCGGCGATCGAAGCTGAAAAAGGTGGAGCAACACGTATTGAATTTTGTCAAAACTTAGAGAATGGAGGAACAACACCCTCTTTTGGTCAATTGAAGTTGGTACGTGAGTTTGTGCATATCGGTATTCACGTGCTGATTAGGCCACGTGGAGGAGACTTTCTATATACAGAAGAAGAAGTGTTGGAAATGATCACCGATATCGAGCTGTGTAAGGAATTGGGCATGGATGGCGTTGTCATAGGTGTGTTGAATGCAGATGGTACCGTGGATAAGATCAATACTAAGCGTTTGGTTGATGCCGCACGTCCTATGCATGTGACATTTCATCGTGCTTTTGATCGTGTGGAAGATCCTTTTAGTGCATTGGAAGATATTATTGCTTTGGGTATTGATCGTATACTGACTTCAGGTTTGAGAAATTCAGCTTTATCGGGTGCGCCTTTACTGCAACAATTGATCGAGCAGGCAAATGGGCGTATTGTGATTATGCCGGGAGCTGGAGTGGACTCTTCCAATATCCAGACGATCTTAGCGGAGACCGGGGCTATTGCTATACACAGTTCGGCAAAAGAAAGCCAGCCTTCAAAGATGCAATTTGCACAGGATCAGGTCAAGGGAATGGATGAGGCACAGTGGATGAGCTCAAAAGAAAAAGTCCACCAAATGGTAGACTTATTAAAAAGCCTTTAA
- a CDS encoding spore protein: MGVTRLKRKDRRNKTVSRVEVQFLKLGTNVELGSRSKMKADNQIVKNDAILNQLAK; encoded by the coding sequence ATGGGAGTTACACGTTTAAAAAGAAAAGATAGAAGAAATAAAACTGTTTCACGTGTTGAAGTTCAGTTCTTGAAATTAGGAACTAACGTTGAGTTAGGTTCAAGATCAAAAATGAAAGCTGACAACCAAATCGTTAAAAACGATGCTATCTTAAATCAATTAGCTAAGTAA